In Salvelinus sp. IW2-2015 unplaced genomic scaffold, ASM291031v2 Un_scaffold3158, whole genome shotgun sequence, a single genomic region encodes these proteins:
- the LOC112075442 gene encoding pleckstrin homology-like domain family A member 1, with the protein MSEGKTVTFKDVELEPPELGPETQSSSHLDTTQTSPQPQSQPDPQSNQTPQSQPDPQSNQTPQSQPDPQSNQLPQSNQPHQSPQSQSPQSQSPQSQSPQVPESGHPEVETEERGSAAPTPDTGAGARDGAGPGAKGNRWTSALNQFKLKRFFV; encoded by the coding sequence ATGTCTGAGGGTAAAACAGTCACTTTCAAGGATGTGGAGCTGGAGCCCCCAGAACTAGGACCAGAGACCCAGTCCTCCTCTCATCTGGACACGACACAGACCtcacctcagccccagagtcaaccTGACCCCCAGAGCAACCAGACGCCCCAGAGTCAACCTGACCCCCAGAGCAACCAGACGCCCCAGAGTCAACCTGACCCCCAGAGCAACCAGCTGCCCCAGAGCAACCAGCCGCACCAGAGCCCCCAGTCCCAGAGCCCCCAGTCCCAGAGCCCCCAGTCCCAGAGCCCCCAGGTCCCGGAGAGTGGTCATCCCgaggtagagacagaggagagagggtctgCTGCCCCTACACCTGATACTGGAGCTGGAGCTAGGGATGGAGCTGGACCCGGGGCCAAGGGGAACCGTTGGACTTCTGCACTAAATCAGTTCAAACTCAAGAGGTTCTTTGTTTAA